Part of the Salmo salar chromosome ssa10, Ssal_v3.1, whole genome shotgun sequence genome is shown below.
ggcaccacactgccaggtctctgacctcttccctataggctgtctcatcgttgtcggtgatcaggtcctACCACTAATGATGGTATcagagtcgtgcttggccacgcagtcgtgggtgaacagggagtacaggaagggactaggcacgcacccctgatgggaacttgtgttgaggatcagcgtggcagatgggtagttacctacccttaccacctggtggcgccctctcaggaagtccaggatccaattgcagagggatgtgtttagtctcagggttcttagcttagtgatgagctttgagggtactatggtgttgaacgctgagctgtagtcaatgaacagcattctcatgtaagtgttcctttagtccaggtgggaaagggcagtgtggagtgcaatagagattgcatcatctgtggatctgttggggtggtgtgcaaattggagtgggtctagggtttctgggataatggtgttgatgtgagccatgaccagcctttcaaatcacTTCAATACTACCGACATGAGTACACGGCCacatgtcccgtgtggctcagttggtagagcatggtgtttgcatcaccagggttgtgggttcgattcccaccgggggccagtacgaagaaaaaaaaatgtatgaaatgtatgcattcactactgtaagtcgctctggataagagcgtctgctaaattactaaaatgtaaatctaaaTGTCGGAgtcaggcaggttaccttagtgttagtCTTGAGCACTgggactatggtagtctgcttgaaacatgttggtatcacagactcagtcagggagaggttcaaaatgtcagtgaagacactcgtCACTTGGTCAgggcatgctcagagtacacgtcctggtaatccgtctggccctgcggccttgtgaatgttgacctgtttaaaggtcttaatcacgtcggctacggagagcaacagctgatgctctcatttatgtttgtgttacttgcctcgaagcgagcatagaagtcatttagctggTCTGGTAGGCTCTGGGCAGCTCGGGCTGTGATTCCCTTtgcagtctgtaatagtttgcaagccctgccacatgcgTTGACCTTCGGAGCCGGTGTCGTGCGACTCAATCTTAGTCCTACACAGTTAAGttggaactttacatacacttaggttggagtcattaaaactcgtttttcaaccactccacaaatttcttgttaacaaattatagttttggcaagtcggttaggacatctacattgtgcatgacacaagtaatttttccaacaattatttacagacagattatttcacttataattcactgtatcacaattccagtgggtcagaagtttacatacactaagttgattgtgccttttaaacagcctggaaaattcgagaaaatgatgtcatggctttagaagcttctgataggctaattgacatcatttgagtcaattggaggtgtacctgtggatgtatttcaaggcctaccttcaaactcagtgcctctttgcttgacatcatgggaaaatcaaaagaaatcagccaagacctcagaaaaaaaaattgtattcctccacaagtctggttcatccttgggagcaatttccaaacgcttgaaggtaccacgttcagctgtacaaacaatagtacgcaagtataaacaccatgggaccacgcagccgtcataccactcgggaaggagacgcgttctgtctcctagagatgaacatactttggagCGAAGaggtcaaatcaatcccagaataactgcaaaggaccttgtgaagatgctggaggaaacggtacaaaagtatctatatccacagtaaaacgagtcctatatcgacataacctgaaaggctgcttagcaaggaagaagccactgctccaaaaccgccataaaaaagccagactacggtttgcaactgcacatggggacaaaaatcgtactttttggagaaatgtcctctggtctgatgaaacaaaaatagaactgtttggccataatgaccatcgttatgtttggaggaaaaagggggaggcttgcaagccgaagaacaccatcccaaccgtgaagcacgggtgtggcagcatcatgttgtggggttgctttgctgcaggagggactggtgcacttcacaaaatagatggcatcatgaggtaggaaaattatgtggttatattgaagcaacatctcaagacatcagtcaggaagttaaagcttggtcacaaatgggtcttccaaatggacaatgacaccaagcatacttacacatttgtggcaaaatggcttaaggacaacaaagtcaaggtattggagttgccatcacaaaaccctgacctcaatcccatagaaattttgtgggcagaactgaaaaagcgtgtgcgagcaaggaggcctacaaacctgactcacttacaccagctctgtcaggaggaatgggccaaaattcacccaacttattgtgggaagcttgtggaaggctacccgaaacatttgacccaagttaaacaatttaaaggcaatgctaccaaatactaattgagtgtatgtaaacttctgacccactgggaatgtgatgaaagaaatgaaagctgaaataaatcattctctctactattattctgacatttaacattcttaaagtaaagtggtgatcctaactgacttaagacatggaatttttactaggattaaatgtcaaaaaTTGTGAAActctttagccaaatacatttaaattcagtttatgtaaacttccaacttcaactgtatattgtcgcgttgcctgtttgatggttcgtcggagggcatcgCTGGatttcttgatacacatggaaaactgttaagtgtgaaaaacacagcagcgttgcagttcttgacatactcaAACTGGTgtccctggcacctactaccatacccctttcaaaggcacttcaatgttttgtcttgcccattcaccttctgaatggcacacatacacaatccatgtctcaattgtctcatggcttaaaaatcattttttaacctgtctcctccccttcatctagacTGATTGAACTGGATTTAactagtgacatcaataagggatcatagctttcacctggattcacctggtcagtctgtcatggaaagagcaggtgttcttaatcttTTGTATACCCAGTAAATTTCCTGACAAACATTTGTAGGTTTGCTACAGCTGTATAGAAAGATGTGTAGCCTACCATTGCCATTTGATATATTGAATGAGTGAATCATTTCAAAAGTCATACAAGGTATTTGGCTGTATTGTTACGATGTTATACATCAAGGGTGGCGAACCATCCTCCTGGAGAGCTGATGGCTGGCGAACCATCCTCCTGGAGAGCTGATGGCTGGCGAACCATCCTCCTGGAGAGCTGATGGCTGGCGAACCATCCTCCTGGAGAGCTGATGGCTGGCGAACCATCCTCCTGGAGAGCTGATGGCTGGCGAACCATCCTCCTGGAGAGCTGATGGCTGGCGAACCATCCTCCTGGAGAGCTGATGGCTGGCGAACCATCCTCCTGGAGAGCTGATGGCTGGCGAACCATCCTCCTGGAGAGCTGATGGGTGTACATGCTTTTATTCCAGTCCCTCTCTAACAAACTACGTATTTGAAATAAGCTGCTCAACCGGACCTTGATAAACTGGCATTGATGTGTTTGAGCAGGGCTggatcaaaagcctgcacacccagtatttctccagactgagggttgaccacatGTGTTTTATACAGTTGTCAAACAGGTATTCTACTTTAGGGGGGGGTTAAGTGCGTTGCTCAATGACAGGAGATGGTACGGGGGTCAGAGAGCAGCATCTGTTTTGATGCCACATTACACTTTCTTTGTATACGTAGAGAGACACCACCAATTATTGGTCATGGAAATTTGGTTAAAAGTAATGGATTAGTCATCTTTCAAAATATGTTTGAACCATGATTTTAATTATTTCTCTTTGTATgttcagggcttgacattaacccaTATCATCTAGTCCTGGACAAACCACTTGTGCGTGTGGTGCATTTTTGAAAAGTGTTTTTTTCCCCgctaattgcattttggaacattcataGGTAGCCTATAGCCATGTGTGCATTGTTGAGATTATAATATGAAGAAATAAAATGTCTCTGCACTTGTCATCTTTGTTGTTTACCTTCCTCTCTCAtgcggtctgtctgtgtgtgtgttctagtcgTAGGCGGGAAGTCAGGTGgcaagcttaggtccaaaataaaccCATCGAAACGCATTGGGCTTCTTTGGACAGATTTTGACGAGTGTGAAACATCTTGCTCtgcttcttcctctctgatccATCTCTGAGCCAGAAAAAAAACGGGACAATGGATTATGGTCGTTGTAGTTAATTATGATGTTTCTGTGCTgaactttttatttaattttatttcacctttttttaacctctctaggggttgtgggacgctaccgtcccacctggccaacatccagtgaaattgcagagcgccaaattcaaaaacagaaatactcattataagaattcatgaaacatacagatttcaaaaaggctttacggcgaaagcaaaccatgcgattatctgggAACAGCTCCCAGCAGagaaatcattacaaacagttaccagccaagtagacaagtaacaaaagtcagaaatagcgataaaatgaatcacttacctttgatgatcttcatatggttacactcacaaaattcccagttacccaataaatgtttgttttgttcaatcaagtccctctttatatccaaaaacctccgttttgttagcgcgttttgttccgtaatccactgtctcaaacagcatccggtgaaattgcagagcgtgaaactcaacaaaacagaaattctcataataaacatacataaaagatacaaatgttatacaccagcttaaagattaacttcttgttaatccaaccgctgtgtcagatttcaaaaaggctttacggcgaaagcaaaccatgtgattatctgagaacagctcccagcagacaaatcattacaaacagttaccagccaagaagaggagtaacaaaagtcagaaattgagataaatgtatcacttacctttgatcttcatatgattgcactcccaagactccatgttacacaataaatgtttgttttgttagataaattccctctttatattcaaaaacctccattttgttggtgcgttttgttcagtaatccattggaacaaagcgcggtcacaacagacagacgaaaaatcaaaaaagtaccataaaagttcatagaaacatgtcaaacgatgtttataatcaatcctcaggttgtttttgtcataaataatcgatcatatttcaaccggacaatagcttcgtcagTAGAAAAGGAGAAACGACAAAGGCGCGCTCCCGGTCAtgcgctggactcatgtctggaaatttccactgtgcTCTCATTGAAACTGGTGTTTCTCCCTCAAGTAATTGAACCGACTTTGGTCAGTTGTTTAATAACCGGGGGGAAAAACCCCAGAATGTTGATTAATCGCTCAGCGCTAGTGGccagccatcctccaggagagccttaatggggcagtgttgtattttgaacaAGTAAAACATCAGTCCTACTTGTCCGAAGGACTAGTGGGTAAAATAGTCGAGCCCTGATGTTTCTCTTTGTGTGTTATATCAGTGTGTACCCCCagtttaattgtgtgtgtgtgtgtgtgtgtgtgtgttatcagtgtgtgtgtatgtgaacaaGCATGGGACCTGTGGGCCTCACCTGGACAGGAAGCAGATGCAGCGTCTTCCGGACCACTTTGGGCCAGGTCCTGTTAACGCGGTGCTCCAACAGGCAGTTCAGACTTGTCTAGACTGTTGTTACCAACCAAAGGTGCTGCTCAGAACTCTACAGGCACATGCTGGGGGAGGAGAGGCTGTCAGTGGTGAGGAGATGGCTACTGCCACAGACCTGCACTCACACGCCACAGACCTGCACGGACACGCCACAGACCTGCACGGACACGCCACAGACCTGCACGGACACGCCACAGACCTGCACGGACGCGCCACAGACCTGCACTCACGCGCCACAGACCTGCACTCACGCGCCACAGACCTGCACTCACGCGCCACAGACCTGCACTCACGCGCCACAGACCTGCACTCACGCGCCACAGACCTGCACTCACGCGCCACAGACCTGCACTGACGCGCCACAGACCTGCACGGGCGCGCCACAGACCTGCACGGGCGCGCCACAGACCTGCACGGACGCGCCACAGACCTGCCATattaccagtcagccagtcaactgACAATGACTCTGTGTTTGACCTCATGTTGACCTCTGCCCCTAgtgaggatggatggaggagttCGTCTGGTAAAGCTGCCCTCAGCCTCCAGCGCCTCCTTCGTGCTCCGCTTCCTAGAGACGCTGTGTCGCACGCTGCAGAGTAATTTCCTCTTCAGCTCCCAGCCCTTCAGCCACATATACACCTACAGTAAATATGGTAACtacaccacagcaccaccaagtCAGGTAACTACAGCACCACCAAGTCAGGTAACTACAGCACCACCAAGTCAGGTAACTACAGCACCACCAAGTCAGGTAACTACAGCACCACCAAGTCAGGTAACTACAGCACCACCAAGTCAGGTAACTACAGCACCACCAAGTCAGGTAACTACAGCACCACCAAGTCAGGTAACTACAGCACCACCAAGTCAGGTAACTACAGCACCACCAAGTCAGGTAACTACAGCACCACCAAGTCAGGTAACTACAGCACCACCAAGTCAGGTAACTACAGCACCACCAAGTCAGGTAACTACAGCACCACCAAGTCAGGTAACTACAGCACCACCAAGTCAGGTAACTGCAGCACCACCAAGTCAGGTAACTGCAGCACCACCAAGTCAGGTAACTGCAGCACCACCGCAGTCAGGTAACCGCAGCACCACCGCAGTCAGGTAACCGCAGCACCACCGCAGTCAGGTAACCGCAGCACCACCGCAGTCAGGTAACCGCAGCACCACCGCAGTCAGGTAACCGCAGCACCACCGCAGTCAGGTAACCGCAGCACCACCGCAGTCAGGTAACCGCAGCACCACCGCAGTCAGGTAACCGCAGCACCACCGCAGTCAGGTACATTCAATGATAAATGTTGTCTTGGACAGGGCACTGTGTATATGTGTAGCTGTATGTCAGTAGCCGTGTTTCACAACATCTCTTCCCTGTGAGTCTGTActagcagtgtgtctgtactagcagtgtgtctgtactagcagtgtgtctgtactagCAGCAGGTCTGTAGCTGTAACAGCATCTCTtccctgtgtgtttgtctgttccaGTGAAGGAGGAGGCGTTGGAGGCCCCATCACTGAGCCAGGGGATTAAACGTCTGTCTAGAGACTCGTCCCCCTACGCAGCCCCCCTTTCCCCTAAACTACTGCGCACCGAGGCACACCTTTCAGAAGGTAGCACCAACCAATCAGCACCTAGCATACTGGCTCACATTACACACATCCAGTACATCAACACAAATTATATATAGAGGTTGGAGAAACAAGCAAACACCTTTTGATGATCAGTGacctattctaaaattgattaaattgttttttcctcatcaatgtacacacaataccacataatgacaaagcgaaaacaattTTTAGAAatgaaaaatacaaaacagaaataccttatttacataagtattcagaccctgtgtatataagatcccacagttgacagtgcatgtcagagcaaaaaccaagccatgaggtcaaaggaattgtccttagagctctgagacaggattgtgtcgaggcacagatcggaggaagggtaccaaaacatttctgcagcattgaagatccaaaagaacacagtggcctccatcattcttaaatggaagaagtttggaaccaccaagactcttcctagagctggccgccccgccaaactgagcaatcgggggagaaggacctcggtcagggaggtgaccaagatcccgatggtcactctgacagaaatctagagttcctctgtggagatggtagaaccttccagaaggacaaccatctctgcagcacttcattaatcaggcctttatggtagagtggccagacggaagccactcctcagtaaaaggcacatgacagcccgcttggagtttaccaaaaggcacctaaaggactcagaccatgagaaaccgtttctctggtctgatgaaaccaagattgaactctttggcctgaattccaagtctcacatctggaggaaacttggcaccatccccacggtgaagcatggtggtggcagcatcatgctgtggggatgtttttcagcggcaggaactgggagactagtctggttcgaggcaaagatgaacggagcaaagtatagagagatccttgatgaaaacctgctccagagcgctcaggacctcagactggcgtgaaggttcaccttctaacaggacaacgaccctaagcacacagccaatacaacgcaggagtggctttggaacaagtctctgaatgtccttgagtggcccagccagagccaggacctgaacccgatcgaacgtctcttgagagacctgaaaatagctgtgcagcgacgctccccatccaacctgacagagcttgagaggatctgcagagaacaatgggagaaactccctaaatacaggtgtgccaagctgtagcgtcatacccaacaagacttgatattattataatatagtaatatttcagaataatatatgtattttatttagtttgcaaaaaaaatctgcctgtttttgctttgtcattatggggtattgtgtgtagattgatgagggaataaaataataattttagaataaggctgttggGTAGAAAAATTTACAAAAAGCAAAGGGGATGCACTGTATCATGGGATTGGGCAGATAGAGGTTAAAGTAACGGTCTTATAAGGCAGAGGACCATGTTTATCTCTACAGCAGATACTATGCCCCGTGAGGAGAACAGCCTTCTGAAGGAGCAGTGCTTCATGGACTCTAACTCCATGACGCCACGCCCCAAGACGCTGCGCAGCACCTCTGACTACCACACCCACTCCCAGGCCAGCAGCCCCTATTACCCATGCCATGGCCCCGGACGCACTCACAGCACACCACTGCACCGCCATGCCTCCAACCCTGCGGACCTCCCCTGTACACACAGAGGAGTGGAAGGTAGGCCCTGTCAGAGCCTCTGTCCTCATGGTGTGTTGCTGTATCCAATACCCTACTATGCTCTCTATGTCAGTCTGGTTGTTGCTATGGGGTTGTTTTGTTTGAAGGCAACAAATCCCTGGAATATTTGATCATTGCGATCTCTTTGAAGTAGCGTAGTGGCAACATCATACCATCTTAATGTTCAAATTTCGAGCCCTGGATTTAAACAACTCCGACATTAAATGGCTCAGAAACTATCTTATGGGCCATAATCAAATGGTGGATGTGAACGGGTCACTGTCTAAACCCAAAACTAATATCTGCAGATTACCACAAGAAAGAcacattttttttcccccctgctgtttatctcTGAAGCTACAATGAGCTGTAGACTAGTTCACCGTGTCTTACTGCTCTGTTCTCCAGCCGCCAGCTCCACCACGGGCCCCGAGCCCACGGGCCCCGAGCCCACGGGCCCTGACAGACCGACCCCCAGGGGGGCGGGGTTGGGCAGGAACCCCTCTACCTGGTCTATCGATGAGGTCATGCAGTTTGTAAGCGACGCCGACCCCTCAGCCCTAGCCCCGCACGCTGAGCTGTTCAGGAAACACGTGAGTGACTTCTGACCATAGAGTTATAACCACTAGAGTAGAGTGAAAATGATTATTACTGACCATAGAGTTATAACCACTAGAAAACTACTGTTATTACTGACCATAGAGTTATAACCACTAGAAAACTACTGTTATTACTGACCATAGTTATAACCACTAGAAAACTACTGTTATTACTGACCATAGTTATAACCACTAGGAAAACGATTGTTATTACTGACCATAGTTATAACCACTAGGAAAACGATTGTTATTACTGACCATAGTTATAACCACTAGAAAACTACTGTTATTACTGACCAATAAGTTATAACCACTAGAGTAGAGTGAAAACGACTGTTTTGATGGTTATATACCAGCGTGCATGGTTTCTTCTGAATTATGCTAATCCTggcttatttttctctctctctctgcctgtgtctctctcctgtctttctgcctgcgtGTCTGTCCATCCTCAGGAGATTGACGGCAAGGCCCTAATGCTGCTGAGGAGTGACATGGTGATGAAGTACATGGGTCTGAAGCTGGGGCCCGCCTTGAAGCTGTGTCACCACATAGAGCGGCTGAAACAGGGCAAACTGTAGAGCTGAAACACAGAATGGAAAAGGGCAAACTGTAGAGGTGAAACACATATATACTGAAACAGGGCAAACTGTAGAGGTGAAACTGGAGAGCTGAAACACAGACAAACAGGGCTAACTGTAGGGCTGAAACTGTAGAACtgtaacagactgaaacagggcaAACTGTAAGGCTGAAACAGGGCAAACTGTAAGGCTGAAACAGGGCAAACTGTAGAGCTGAAAGACACAGGCTGAAACAGGGCAAACTGTAGTAGGTCCCAGATTAGCCCAGCCTCACAGACCCCAGATGAATCACAGCTCACCCTACCACAGAATGTCCCACAGCGTCCCTTACAGGTGACCCAATACTCAACCTCTAACAGTCTCTTCAAGGGCACACAGCCCCCTCCAACTCTAGCCCCCAGCCTGCCCTAAGCCCTCTTTATCTCTGAGCTCTGTCACTCCCGTTATGTTATCTGTGGTAACATGCCTCTAACATACAGACAGTGTGGAAACATGGAAACACACGGTGTGGATCAGTGGAAACATGCGTCGTGCATCGCTGACACCACATTACCTCATCTCCTCCCCAGCCAATCAGAGCTGGGCAAGCCAAACAGAGAGAAGGCTGTGATTGGTTGGATCCCAAATCAACAGACTCTCTCCATAGTGTTTACATTGAATAGCACAGACTGACTAACCTACACTAGGACATGCTAAGACTTTTTACTGAGTTATGTTTGATCTTGGTTCTGGATCCCAAAGATGTACAATGTTTTCTTCTATGACGTTATGTTTTTATTATTAATATCCTGATAATAAGGAGGATGTGTATATAAATGGAACCGTGACGATATTAGAAGCTAAACCTGTTTACAGCTGCAGAATGTCTGTTGTCTATTTCAATTCCTGTTAGTTCAAGAATGTGTCCATGATGCTGGATGATCTGCAGTTTAAGGTAGACCTTTGGCCTGTTGCCATGACGGTCACTAGCCTCTCATGGTAAAGGGTGAAATGTGTTAATATTGTTAGCAGGTGACTTTCCCCAATGTAAGATGGCCATTGTCTTAAACAGCTAGACGTTATATCTAATGCCTGTCAGACTGACAGACCATCAACCTCCAACCAGTGGAGATATTCAGCCAGTTCTTTTGAAACTCTAATTCCCTGTGACTGTGGTGTTTGATGTGGGTCATGCTGTTAGAGAGATCGCCCCTACTGGTGGTGTCAAGCACAGAGGCTTTGTCCAGTTTTCATCAAGACAAAACTGTCTAGAAAGATTATTTAAATTTATTTCCAGAAGTTATTTCAGATGACTGGTCAGTGATTCTAGAAGTTATTTCAGATGACTGGTCAGTGATTCTAGAAGTTATTTCAGATGACTGGTCAGTGATTCTAGAAGTTATTTCAGATGACTGGTCAGTGATTCTAGAAGTTATTTCAGATGACTGGTCAGTGATTCTAGAAGTTATTTCAGATGACTGGTCAGGGATTCTAGAAGTTATTTCAGATGACTGGTCAGGGATTCTAGAAGTTATTTCAGATGACAGCTCGTTCTAGTTTCAAGAGTAAAGGGGACATCATATTAAAGGGCTTTCTATCTAGGTTTCAGTTTGATATTAAAGGTGCTACACACaggatttttttaatttaatttttgtgttgtaatttcagaaaatgtccataatataTCTGCAGAAATAGTTTCACAGTATTGCTTACCGGCCAGCGTTGTGATTGACTGTGATATTCGCCTCAAAATGTAATAGTTTTGACTTTGTGactgtgttatctagtgggaaTCGCTCTGAAGTTGATATTTGTACAATGATTCCCTACACTATTCAGTGCTTGTTTTCTCACATAAACTCAAATTGAGCGAACAGTGTAGCACTTTAACAACCAGGGAATTACAAAAACAATTATTTCCACTAAATAACAGTTTGAATTTACAATGCAAAAATTCGACGACAAATCCTGTGTAGCGTCTC
Proteins encoded:
- the LOC106560708 gene encoding sex comb on midleg-like protein 2 isoform X3, translating into MKLEVHDPRNSTSVCIATVMGMTGVRLRLRLDGSDNTNDFWRLVDSSDIQPIGTCEKNGDMLQPPLGFRMNASSWPMFLLRTLNGAEMAPATAFKKEPPPLSQNNFKPGMKLEAVDKKNPYLICPATIGEVKGGEVFVMFDGWRGAFDYWCQHHSRDLFPVGWCSVTKHSLQKPGNSVNLPKNLHVITPAHIPSKPSRRSIPAPFRLPNPLPPLPVRKGVRGRRPKSETIALLKAVAEEAAAQNGTAPTSNSHLAPRPHKKRGPKPGSKRKPKVLQNVVSSDAADAKLSGGQQDCFSSVVSTVCVYVNKHGTCGPHLDRKQMQRLPDHFGPGPVNAVLQQAVQTCLDCCYQPKVLLRTLQAHAGGGEAVSVRMDGGVRLVKLPSASSASFVLRFLETLCRTLQSNFLFSSQPFSHIYTYSKYVKEEALEAPSLSQGIKRLSRDSSPYAAPLSPKLLRTEAHLSEADTMPREENSLLKEQCFMDSNSMTPRPKTLRSTSDYHTHSQASSPYYPCHGPGRTHSTPLHRHASNPADLPCTHRGVEAASSTTGPEPTGPEPTGPDRPTPRGAGLGRNPSTWSIDEVMQFVSDADPSALAPHAELFRKHEIDGKALMLLRSDMVMKYMGLKLGPALKLCHHIERLKQGKL